From Brachionichthys hirsutus isolate HB-005 chromosome 7, CSIRO-AGI_Bhir_v1, whole genome shotgun sequence, the proteins below share one genomic window:
- the abcc2 gene encoding ATP-binding cassette sub-family C member 2 produces MCAAPLDDFCGSVFWNASYLNREDPDLPVCVEQTVLVWIPLGFLWLCAPWHIVSFYRKTKVNRDHLSKLYLSKQLVVSLLFLAAVAGLAVTLGEDFGPNKNALSTEKNPGVYYTNPVLYAVTWVLLLLCQEGVRQREGAVDSATLFVFWLLLILCDIFPFQTQIREALKSGEISDIPRFCLFYISFGLELIALVLSAVADLPPEVEQRVKNNPEVGAAFLSRITFNWFNGMVFKGYKQPLVQEDMWDLEEKDGTTYINQRFQHFMQSELAEARVRYQDRLKKNQDEDRSKVQEEACQNDLSNVLGKGVSQDVLMMEEKGTKGDKKKKKKKEKEEDYPNSWLVTTIYKSFKGILIESGFFKLLQDLLGFASPQLLKMMISFTQDKSRHTWEGYVYAVLLLFLSILQSIFLQQYFQRCFVLGMKVRTAIMATVYKKAMVLSNEARKESTVGETVNLMSADAQRFNDITNFIHLLWSCPLQILLSIVFLWLELGPSVLAGLAVMVVMVPINALIASKARKIQIENMKFKDERLKVMNEILNGIKILKLYAWEPSFQTHVEHIRDQELKVMKKFAYLASVSTFIFQCAPALVSLVTLGVFVWVSTDNVLTAEKAFTSIALFNIMRFPLALLPILIATMVQTTVSRKRLEKFLGGDDLESDIVKHDPSFNSAVSIRDGSFAWEKDAEPLLKNVSLDIKPGRLVAVVGAVGSGKSSLISALLGEMHRTKGFVHIKDSLAFVPQQAWIQNATLKDNILFGSAHDEKRFQRVIQACALIPDLELLPGGDQTEIGEKGINLSGGQKQRVSLARAVYSEADIYLLDDPLSAVDSHVGKHLFDQVIGPNGILKDKTRILVTHGVSFLPYVDEIVVLVNGVVSEVGSYSSLRASKGAFSEFLDTYAKGQNEQTEPESDLSQGVTEVELIPEREDTQPDSPLEETVSYTLKRENSIRRSQRNGSIKLRKTSSIEKSEAAGKSNKGQTLIDKEAMETGQVKFSVFLQYMRAMGWWYTFTVFVVYFIQNAAFIGQNIWLSDWTNDAVDYNETTYPSWKRDTRVGVFGVLGVAQGLFVFIGTLLLANASIDASRIMHSSLLNNILRVPMLFFDTTPIGRVVNRFAKDIFTVDEAIPQSFRPWILCLLGVLGTLFVICLATPFFALVIIPLAVIYYFVQRFYVATSRQLRRLDSVSRSPIYSHFSETVSGLSVIRAYGHQERFIKHNETTIDANLMSVYPWIVSNRWLAIRLESVGNLVVFFAALFAVLSRDTLDSGLVGLSISYSLNVTQTLNWLVRMTSELETNIVAVERVIEYSELENEAKWITDTRPSEKWPEEGRLQFENYKVRYRPELDLVLHGISCDINSTEKIGIVGRTGAGKSSLTNCLFRIIEAAEGRILIDGVDISTLGLHDLRRRLTIIPQDPVLFSGSLRMNLDPFDRFSDEDIWKVLELSHLKEYVAGLQQGLQYEVSEGGENLSVGQRQLLCLARALLRKSRILILDEATAAVDLETDNLIQNTIRKEFSHCTVLTIAHRLHSIMDSSRVMVLSAGKIIEFDSPANLLEKQGHFYNMAKDAGITQDDITAF; encoded by the exons ATGTGTGCTGCACCTCTGGACGACTTCTGTGGATCTGTCTTCTGG AATGCCTCCTATCTGAATAGAGAAGACCCAGATCTTCCGGTGTGTGTAGAGCAAACGGTACTGGTCTGGATTCCCCTGGGGTTCCTGTGGCTCTGTGCTCCCTGGCACATTGTGTCTTTCTACAGGAAGACAAAAGTCAACAGAGACCACCTGTCCAAGCTTTACCTCTCCAAACAG CTCGTGGTATCGCTGCTGTTCCTCGCTGCCGTCGCGGGCCTAGCAGTCACCTTAGGAGAGGATTTTGGTCCAAACAAAAATGCACTTTCAACAGAGAAGAATCCTGGTGTATACTACACAAACCCTGTCCTGTACGCTGTCACGTGG GTCCTTTTGCTTTTGTGCCAGGAAGGCGTGAGGCAGAGGGAAGGCGCTGTCGACTCTGCCACTCTTTTTGTCTTCTGGTTGCTTCTGATTCTGTGTGACATCTTCCCCTTCCAGACTCAAATACGGGAGGCACTCAAGTCG GGAGAGATCAGTGATATCCCTCGGTTCTGCCTTTTCTACATTTCCTTTGGGCTGGAATTGATTGCTCTTGTTCTCTCTGCTGTGGCTGATCTCCCACCGGAAGTAGAGCAGCGTGTGAAAAAT AATCCAGAGGTAGGAGCAGCGTTTCTGAGCAGAATCACTTTCAACTGGTTTAATGG CATGGTGTTCAAGGGGTACAAGCAGCCCCTAGTTCAGGAAGACATGTGGGATTTGGAAGAGAAAGATGGCACCACTTACATCAACCAGCGATTCCAGCATTTCATGCAGTCGGAGCTGGCAGAAGCGCGAGTACGCTACCAAGACAGACTGAAGAAGAACCAGGATGAGGACAGAAGCAAAGTCCAGGAAGAGGCCTGCCAAAATGACCTCTCCAATGTTCTGGGGAAAGGAGTCAGTCAGGACGTGTTGATGATG GAGGAAAAGGGAACAAAAGgagataaaaagaagaagaaaaagaaagagaaggaagaggattATCCCAATTCATGGCTGGTTACCACCATTTACAAGTCCTTTAAAGGGATTCTGATTGAATCGGGCTTCTTCAAGCTTCTGCAGGATTTGCTGGGTTTTGCAAGTCCTCAACTCCTGAA AATGATGATTTCCTTCACTCAGGATAAATCCAGGCATACCTGGGAAGGGTATGTGTatgcagtgctgctgcttttccttaGCATTCTGCAGTCCATCTTCCTGCAGCAGTACTTCCAGCGCTGCTTCGTGCTGGGGATGAAGGTTCGCACTGCCATTATGGCTACTGTGTACAAAAAG GCAATGGTTTTGTCTAATGAAGCTCGTAAAGAGTCAACGGTTGGGGAAACAGTTAACCTGATGTCAGCAGACGCCCAGCGCTTCAACGATATCACCAACTTCATCCACCTGCTGTGGTCGTGCCCGCTGCAGATCCTGCTGTCCATTGTTTTTCTATGGCTGGAGTTGGGGCCATCTGTGTTGGCTGGATTGGCAGTCATGGTGGTTATGGTGCCAATCAACGCACTGATAGCATCCAAAGCCAGAAAAATCCAG ATAGAAAATATGAAGTTTAAAGACGAGAGACTGAAAGTCATGAATGAAATACTCAATGGGATAAAG ATTCTGAAGCTTTATGCATGGGAGCCATCCTTCCAGACGCATGTGGAACATATCAGAGACCAGGAACTGAAGGTCATGAAGAAGTTTGCGTACCTGGCTTCTGTTTCCACCTTCATCTTCCAGTGTGCTCCGGCTCTG GTTTCTCTGGTTACATTGGGAGTGTTTGTATGGGTGAGCACTGACAATGTGTTGACTGCTGAAAAAGCTTTCACTTCAATCGCACTCTTCAACATCATGCGCTTTCCCCTGGCCTTGCTGCCCATTCTCATCGCCACCATGGTGCAA ACGACAGTGTCCAGGAAGCGTCTGGAGAAGTTTCTTGGTGGCGATGACCTTGAAAGTGACATTGTGAAACACGACCCCAGTTTCA ACTCTGCCGTCAGCATACGTGATGGCTCCTTTGCCTGGGAAAAAGATGCTGAGCCTCTGCTAAAAAA TGTGTCCTTGGACATTAAGCCGGGCAGGCTTGTAGCAGTCGTGGGAGCTGTAGGCTCAGGGAAGTCGTCTCTCATCTCGGCGCTCCTGGGAGAGATGCATCGCACTAAAGGCTTTGTCCACATTAAG GATTCCCTTGCCTTTGTGCCACAGCAAGCGTGGATCCAGAATGCCACTCTCAAGGATAACATCCTTTTTGGCTCTGCCCATGATGAGAAGCGGTTCCAGCGCGTGATCCAGGCCTGTGCTCTCATTCCGGACCTGGAGCTGCTGCCTGGGGGTGACCAAACTGAGATTGGAGAGAAA ggCATCAACCTCTCTGGGGGTCAGAAGCAGCGGGTCAGCCTGGCCCGGGCAGTCTACAGTGAGGCTGATATTTATCTATTAGATGATCCCTTGTCTGCTGTGGACTCTCATGTAGGAAAGCATCTCTTTGACCAAGTGATAGGACCCAATGGAATACTTAAAGACAAG ACTCGGATTCTGGTGACTCATGGAGTGAGCTTCCTGCCGTATGTAGATGAAATAGTGGTCTTGGTGAATGGAGTGGTTTCTGAGGTTGGATCTTACAGCAGCCTCCGCGCCAGCAAAGGGGCCTTTTCTGAGTTTCTAGACACGTATGCCAAAGGACAGAATGAACAGACGGAGCCAGAGTCTG ATTTGAGCCAGGGCGTTACAGAGGTGGAGCTTATTCCAGAGAGAGAGGACACTCAACCCGACTCGCCATTGGAGGAAACCGTTTCCTACACACTGAAGAGAGAAAACAGCATCCGGCGCAGCCAACGCAACGGCAG CATCAAACTAAGAAAAACTAGCTCCATAGAAAAATCTGAAGCTGCTGGTAAATCAAACAAAGGCCAGACACTAATTGACAAGGAAGCTATGGAAACAGGACAG GTGAAGTTCTCGGTGTTCCTCCAGTACATGCGTGCAATGGGCTGGTGGTATACATTTACGGTGTTCGTAGTTTACTTCATCCAGAATGCCGCCTTCATCGGTCAGAACATTTGGTTGAGCGACTGGACCAATGATGCAGTGGACTACAATGAAACGACATACCCCAGCTGGAAGAGGGATACCAGGGTGGGGGTGTTTGGAGTCCTGGGCGTGGCTCAGG GCCTCTTTGTGTTCATTGGCACTCTGCTCCTGGCCAATGCTTCGATTGACGCGTCTCGCATCATGCATTCAAGTCTCCTGAACAACATCCTGCGAGTCCCAATGTTGTTCTTTGACACCACGCCCATCGGGAGGGTGGTCAACCGCTTTGCCAAG GACATTTTCACGGTGGACGAAGCCATCCCGCAGTCCTTCCGCCCCTGGATCCTGTGTCTGCTGGGCGTGCTGGGGACCCTGTTCGTCATCTGCCTGGCCACTCCTTTCTTTGCCTTGGTCATCATTCCTCTAGCCGTGATCTATTACTTTGTACAG CGCTTCTATGTGGCGACTTCAAGACAGCTGCGTCGGCTGGACTCGGTGTCTCGCTCTCCGATATATTCACATTTCAGCGAGACGGTGTCGGGCCTGTCAGTGATAAGAGCCTACGGCCATCAAGAGCGGTTCATTAAGCACAACGAAACAACCATTGATGCAAACCTCATGAGTGTCTACCCGTGGATAGTGTCCAACAG ATGGCTCGCCATCCGTCTGGAGTCTGTTGGAAACCTGGTGGTGTTTTTCGCAGCCCTGTTCGCTGTCTTATCCAGAGACACTCTGGACAGCGGTCTGGTTGGCTTATCAATATCCTACTCTCTGAAC GTAACCCAGACCCTCAACTGGCTGGTGAGGATGACGTCAGAGCTGGAGACCAATATAGTCGCTGTGGAGAGAGTGATTGAATACAGTGAGCTGGAGAATGAG GCGAAGTGGATAACCGACACCCGGCCCTCAGAGAAGTGGCCTGAGGAAGGAAGACTACAGTTTGAAAACTACAAGGTCCGCTACAGACCTGAGTTAGATCTGGTGCTGCATGGAATCTCCTGTGACATTAACAGCACAGAGAAG ATTGGTATAGTGGGCCGCACTGGAGCTGGGAAATCAAGCCTGACCAACTGCTTGTTTAGAATCATTGAAGCTGCAGAAGGTCGTATCCTCATCGATGGGGTGGATATTTCCACACTTGGCCTGCATGATCTCAGAAGAAGGCTTACGATCATACCTCAG GATCCAGTGTTGTTCTCGGGCTCCCTGAGGATGAACCTGGATCCGTTCGACAGGTTTAGCGATGAGGACATCTGGAAAGTGTTGGAGCTCTCTCATCTGAAGGAATATGTTGCGGGGCTACAGCAAGGATTACAATACGAGGTTTCAGAGGGGGGAGAGAATCTCAG TGTTGGGCAGAGACAGCTACTGTGTCTGGCCCGAGCACTGCTGAGGAAGTCTCGCATCTTGATACTGGATGAGGCCACGGCAGCCGTTGACCTGGAAACAGACAACCTGATTCAGAACACCATTAGAAAGGAGTTTTCCCATTGCACTGTCCTCACCATTGCCCACCGCCTGCACAGCATCATGGACAGCTCCAG GGTAATGGTACTCAGTGCTGGTAAAATAATTGAGTTTGATTCACCGGCCAATCTGCTTGAAAAGCAAGGCCACTTCTATAACATGGCAAAGGATGCTGGGATAACCcaagatgacatcacagctttcTGA
- the cutc gene encoding copper homeostasis protein cutC homolog isoform X1, which yields MIITLASYLTSNLQLRPSICPSVALSVCLVSMAEGFLMEVCVDSVESAVNAQRGGASRLELCSSLMEGGLTPSLGLLEVVKQYVKIPVYVMIRPRGGDFLYTDQEVEVMRKDIALMKSHGADGLVLGALTEDGRVDAELCMELLAAARPLPVTFHRAFDMVHDPVVALETLYSLGFQRVLTSGCDSSALEGLPLIKRLFEQAKGRIAVMPGGGITERNLQRILEGSGAQEFHCSARSSKDSAMKFRNTCVSMGAALSAPEYGLKVADVSKVRTLNAIAKNTL from the exons ATGATCATAACTTTAGCCAGCTACTTGACATCAAATCTCCAGTTGAGACCGTCTATCTGTCCGTCTGTagctctttctgtgtgtcttgTAAGTATGGCCGAGGGTTTCTTAATGGAGGTGTGCGTGGACTCCGTGGAGTCTGCTGTCAATGCTCAACGAGGAG GGGCAAGTCGACTTGAACTGTGTTCTAGTCTTATGGAGGGAGGTCTCACCCCCAGTCTGG GTTTGCTGGAGGTGGTGAAACAGTACGTTAAAATCCCTGTCTATGTGATGATTCGGCCTCGTGGGGGGGACTTCCTGTACACAGaccaggaggtggaggtgatgaGGAAGGACATAGCGCTGATGAAGAGCCATGGTGCTGATGGGCTGGTGCTGGGAGCCCTGACAGAAGACGGACGGGTGGACGCAGAGCTTTGTATGGAGTTATTAG CTGCTGCTCGACCTTTGCCTGTGACCTTCCACCGAG CTTTCGACATGGTTCATGACCCAGTGGTTGCTCTGGAGACGCTGTATTCGCTGGGGTTCCAGCGTGTGTTGACAAGTGGCTGTGACTCCTCTGCCCTGGAGGGACTCCCTCTGATCAAACGCCTATTTGAACAA GCCAAAGGGAGGATTGCTGTCATGCCAG GAGGGGGTATCACTGAGAGGAACCTGCAGAGAATTCTAGAGGGGTCTGGGGCTCAGGAATTTCACTGTTCAGCCCGCTCCAGCAAGGATTCTGCCATGAAATTCAG GAACACCTGCGTGTCGATGGGAGCTGCTCTCTCAGCACCTGAGTATGGACTGAAGGTGGCAGACGTGAGCAAAGTCCGCACTCTTAATGCCATAGCCAAAAATACCTTGTGA
- the cox15 gene encoding heme A synthase COX15 isoform X2, whose protein sequence is MILSSVRAIYFGGCRNAGRRFQHNKSPLLRQWLLRRGQSSTAAAGTVPNSATNRILGRWLLGCSGLVVGAVVLGGVTRLTESGLSMVDWHLVREMKPPQSQVEWEAEFSKYQQFPEFKIMNRDMTLPEFKFIFYMEWGHRMWGRLVGLAYVLPTIYFWRKGFFTRSMKGKVLGLCGFVFFQGLLGWYMVKSGLEEKPESYDIPRVSQYRLCAHLGSALLLYCASLWTGLTLLLPAHKLAETKRLLQLRRLAKGTGGLVFLTALSGAFVAGLDAGLVYNSFPKMGERWIPDDLLAFSPTLKNFFENPTTVQFDHRVLAISSLTAITGLYLFSRRMVLPRRAKIAISLLAAMTYAQVGLGISTLLLYVPTPLAATHQSGSVALLSLAIWVLTELRKMPK, encoded by the exons ATGATACTTTCTTCAGTACGCGCGATATATTTTGGCGGATGTAGAAATGCCGGCAGGAGATTTCAGCACAACAAA AGTCCCCTGCTACGCCAATGGCTTTTAAGGAGAGGTCAGAGctccactgcagcagcaggcacCGTCCCCAACTCAGCCACGAATCGAATCCTCGGTCGCTGGTTACTCGGCTGTAGTGGGCTGGTTGTTGGGGCTGTTGTCTTGGGTGGTGTCACAAG gCTAACAGAATCTGGGCTGTCCATGGTTGACTGGCATCTGGTGAGAGAGATGAAGCCCCCCCAGTCTCAGGTGGAGTGGGAAGCTGAGTTTTCCAAATACCAACAGTTTCCTGAATTCAAAAT AATGAACCGTGATATGACTCTGCCCGAATTTAAATTTATCTTCTACATGGAGTGGGGTCATCGTATGTGGGGAAGGCTGGTTGGACTTGCGTACGTCCTTCCCACCATATACTTCTGGAGAAAAGGATTTTTCACTCGCTCTATGAAGGGGAAAGTGCTGGGGCTTTGTGGATTTGTCTTCTTCCAG GGCCTTCTGGGGTGGTACATGGTGAAAAGCGGTCTGGAGGAGAAACCGGAGTCTTATGACATTCCGCGGGTCAGCCAGTATCGTCTTTGTGCTCACCTTGGTTCTGCTTTGTTGCTTTACTGTGCCAGTCTCTGGACAGGGCTCACCTTGCTGCTGCCTGCTCACAAG TTGGCAGAAACCAAACGGCTCCTGCAGCTTAGGCGGCTTGCCAAGGGAACTGGGGGACTTGTCTTCCTTACTGCTCTTTCAG GTGCTTTTGTTGCTGGTTTGGATGCCGGACTGGTGTATAACTCCTTCCCTAAGATGGGAGAACGGTGGATCCCGGATGATCTTCTGGCATTTTCTCCTACTCTAAAGAACTTCTTTGAAAATCCCACTACGGTGCAGTTCGACCACAGAGTTTTG GCGATCTCTTCTCTGACTGCGATTACAGGTCTCTATCTCTTCTCAAGGAGGATGGTGCTGCCCAGGAGGGCAAAGATTGCCATAAGCCTCCTAGCAGCAATGACATATGCACAG GTTGGCCTCGGTATCAGCACCTTGTTACTGTATGTCCCGACTCCACTAGCCGCAACTCACCAGTCTGGATCTGTAGCTCTCCTCTCGTTAGCCATTTGGGTGCTGACAGAGCTCCGCAAGATGCCTAAATAA
- the LOC137896249 gene encoding A-type potassium channel modulatory protein KCNIP2-like isoform X3: MKAKDREQRLSDSRELDGSYDQLTGNPSNSQSKITIKQRFLKLLPCCKPSAAPSISQNSVEDDFELSTVCHRPESMDKLQEQTKFTKKELQVLYRGFKNECPSGVVNEENFKTIYSQFFPQGDSSMYAHFLFEAFDTNKNGSVSFEDFVFGLSIILRGTINDRLNWAFNLYDLNKDGCITKEEMFDIMKSIYDMMGKYTYPTMQDDAPREHVESFFQKMDRNKDGVVTIEEFIESCKKDDNIMQSMQLFDNVI; encoded by the exons GTAATCCTTCCAACAGCCAAAGCAAAATAACTATAAAGCAGCGATTCCTCAAGCTGCTGCCGTGCTGCAAGCCCTCGGCTGCCCCCTCAATCAGTCAAA ACAGCGTGGAAGATGACTTTGAGCTCTCCACTGTGTGCCATCGCCCTGAGAGCATGGacaagctgcaggagcagacaaagttcaccaagaaggagctgcaggtcctCTACAGGGGCTTCAAAAAT GAGTGTCCAAGTGGAGTGGTGAATGAGGAGAACTTTAAGACCATTTACTCCCAGTTCTTTCCACAGGGAG ATTCGAGTATGTATGCACATTTCCTGTTTGAAGCCTTCGACACTAACAAGAATGGCTCTGTTAGTTTTGAG GACTTTGTATTTGGCCTGTCTATCATCCTGAGAGGTACCATTAATGACCGGCTAAACTGGGCATTCAACCTCTATGACTTGAACAAGGACGGCTGCATCACCAAAGAG GAGATGTTTGATATCATGAAGTCCATCTACGACATGATGGGGAAGTACACATACCCCACCATGCAGGACGATGCTCCAAGAGAACATGTGGAGAGCTTCTTCCAG aaAATGGACCGGAATAAAGATGGGGTGGTCACCATAGAGGAATTCATCGAGTCATGCAAAAAA GATGACAACATCATGCAGTCCATGCAACTTTTTGACAATGTCATCTAA
- the LOC137896249 gene encoding A-type potassium channel modulatory protein KCNIP2-like isoform X2: protein MKAKDREQRLSDSRELDGSYDQLTGGNPSNSQSKITIKQRFLKLLPCCKPSAAPSISQSNVEDDFELSTVCHRPESMDKLQEQTKFTKKELQVLYRGFKNECPSGVVNEENFKTIYSQFFPQGDSSMYAHFLFEAFDTNKNGSVSFEDFVFGLSIILRGTINDRLNWAFNLYDLNKDGCITKEEMFDIMKSIYDMMGKYTYPTMQDDAPREHVESFFQKMDRNKDGVVTIEEFIESCKKDDNIMQSMQLFDNVI from the exons GTAATCCTTCCAACAGCCAAAGCAAAATAACTATAAAGCAGCGATTCCTCAAGCTGCTGCCGTGCTGCAAGCCCTCGGCTGCCCCCTCAATCAGTCAAAGCAA CGTGGAAGATGACTTTGAGCTCTCCACTGTGTGCCATCGCCCTGAGAGCATGGacaagctgcaggagcagacaaagttcaccaagaaggagctgcaggtcctCTACAGGGGCTTCAAAAAT GAGTGTCCAAGTGGAGTGGTGAATGAGGAGAACTTTAAGACCATTTACTCCCAGTTCTTTCCACAGGGAG ATTCGAGTATGTATGCACATTTCCTGTTTGAAGCCTTCGACACTAACAAGAATGGCTCTGTTAGTTTTGAG GACTTTGTATTTGGCCTGTCTATCATCCTGAGAGGTACCATTAATGACCGGCTAAACTGGGCATTCAACCTCTATGACTTGAACAAGGACGGCTGCATCACCAAAGAG GAGATGTTTGATATCATGAAGTCCATCTACGACATGATGGGGAAGTACACATACCCCACCATGCAGGACGATGCTCCAAGAGAACATGTGGAGAGCTTCTTCCAG aaAATGGACCGGAATAAAGATGGGGTGGTCACCATAGAGGAATTCATCGAGTCATGCAAAAAA GATGACAACATCATGCAGTCCATGCAACTTTTTGACAATGTCATCTAA
- the cox15 gene encoding heme A synthase COX15 isoform X1: protein MILSSVRAIYFGGCRNAGRRFQHNKQSPLLRQWLLRRGQSSTAAAGTVPNSATNRILGRWLLGCSGLVVGAVVLGGVTRLTESGLSMVDWHLVREMKPPQSQVEWEAEFSKYQQFPEFKIMNRDMTLPEFKFIFYMEWGHRMWGRLVGLAYVLPTIYFWRKGFFTRSMKGKVLGLCGFVFFQGLLGWYMVKSGLEEKPESYDIPRVSQYRLCAHLGSALLLYCASLWTGLTLLLPAHKLAETKRLLQLRRLAKGTGGLVFLTALSGAFVAGLDAGLVYNSFPKMGERWIPDDLLAFSPTLKNFFENPTTVQFDHRVLAISSLTAITGLYLFSRRMVLPRRAKIAISLLAAMTYAQVGLGISTLLLYVPTPLAATHQSGSVALLSLAIWVLTELRKMPK, encoded by the exons ATGATACTTTCTTCAGTACGCGCGATATATTTTGGCGGATGTAGAAATGCCGGCAGGAGATTTCAGCACAACAAA CAGAGTCCCCTGCTACGCCAATGGCTTTTAAGGAGAGGTCAGAGctccactgcagcagcaggcacCGTCCCCAACTCAGCCACGAATCGAATCCTCGGTCGCTGGTTACTCGGCTGTAGTGGGCTGGTTGTTGGGGCTGTTGTCTTGGGTGGTGTCACAAG gCTAACAGAATCTGGGCTGTCCATGGTTGACTGGCATCTGGTGAGAGAGATGAAGCCCCCCCAGTCTCAGGTGGAGTGGGAAGCTGAGTTTTCCAAATACCAACAGTTTCCTGAATTCAAAAT AATGAACCGTGATATGACTCTGCCCGAATTTAAATTTATCTTCTACATGGAGTGGGGTCATCGTATGTGGGGAAGGCTGGTTGGACTTGCGTACGTCCTTCCCACCATATACTTCTGGAGAAAAGGATTTTTCACTCGCTCTATGAAGGGGAAAGTGCTGGGGCTTTGTGGATTTGTCTTCTTCCAG GGCCTTCTGGGGTGGTACATGGTGAAAAGCGGTCTGGAGGAGAAACCGGAGTCTTATGACATTCCGCGGGTCAGCCAGTATCGTCTTTGTGCTCACCTTGGTTCTGCTTTGTTGCTTTACTGTGCCAGTCTCTGGACAGGGCTCACCTTGCTGCTGCCTGCTCACAAG TTGGCAGAAACCAAACGGCTCCTGCAGCTTAGGCGGCTTGCCAAGGGAACTGGGGGACTTGTCTTCCTTACTGCTCTTTCAG GTGCTTTTGTTGCTGGTTTGGATGCCGGACTGGTGTATAACTCCTTCCCTAAGATGGGAGAACGGTGGATCCCGGATGATCTTCTGGCATTTTCTCCTACTCTAAAGAACTTCTTTGAAAATCCCACTACGGTGCAGTTCGACCACAGAGTTTTG GCGATCTCTTCTCTGACTGCGATTACAGGTCTCTATCTCTTCTCAAGGAGGATGGTGCTGCCCAGGAGGGCAAAGATTGCCATAAGCCTCCTAGCAGCAATGACATATGCACAG GTTGGCCTCGGTATCAGCACCTTGTTACTGTATGTCCCGACTCCACTAGCCGCAACTCACCAGTCTGGATCTGTAGCTCTCCTCTCGTTAGCCATTTGGGTGCTGACAGAGCTCCGCAAGATGCCTAAATAA
- the cutc gene encoding copper homeostasis protein cutC homolog isoform X2 gives MAEGFLMEVCVDSVESAVNAQRGGASRLELCSSLMEGGLTPSLGLLEVVKQYVKIPVYVMIRPRGGDFLYTDQEVEVMRKDIALMKSHGADGLVLGALTEDGRVDAELCMELLAAARPLPVTFHRAFDMVHDPVVALETLYSLGFQRVLTSGCDSSALEGLPLIKRLFEQAKGRIAVMPGGGITERNLQRILEGSGAQEFHCSARSSKDSAMKFRNTCVSMGAALSAPEYGLKVADVSKVRTLNAIAKNTL, from the exons ATGGCCGAGGGTTTCTTAATGGAGGTGTGCGTGGACTCCGTGGAGTCTGCTGTCAATGCTCAACGAGGAG GGGCAAGTCGACTTGAACTGTGTTCTAGTCTTATGGAGGGAGGTCTCACCCCCAGTCTGG GTTTGCTGGAGGTGGTGAAACAGTACGTTAAAATCCCTGTCTATGTGATGATTCGGCCTCGTGGGGGGGACTTCCTGTACACAGaccaggaggtggaggtgatgaGGAAGGACATAGCGCTGATGAAGAGCCATGGTGCTGATGGGCTGGTGCTGGGAGCCCTGACAGAAGACGGACGGGTGGACGCAGAGCTTTGTATGGAGTTATTAG CTGCTGCTCGACCTTTGCCTGTGACCTTCCACCGAG CTTTCGACATGGTTCATGACCCAGTGGTTGCTCTGGAGACGCTGTATTCGCTGGGGTTCCAGCGTGTGTTGACAAGTGGCTGTGACTCCTCTGCCCTGGAGGGACTCCCTCTGATCAAACGCCTATTTGAACAA GCCAAAGGGAGGATTGCTGTCATGCCAG GAGGGGGTATCACTGAGAGGAACCTGCAGAGAATTCTAGAGGGGTCTGGGGCTCAGGAATTTCACTGTTCAGCCCGCTCCAGCAAGGATTCTGCCATGAAATTCAG GAACACCTGCGTGTCGATGGGAGCTGCTCTCTCAGCACCTGAGTATGGACTGAAGGTGGCAGACGTGAGCAAAGTCCGCACTCTTAATGCCATAGCCAAAAATACCTTGTGA